Part of the Capsicum annuum cultivar UCD-10X-F1 chromosome 12, UCD10Xv1.1, whole genome shotgun sequence genome is shown below.
TAGAGAAGATTATGGGGAGAGTTCAGAGCTGGACTTCAAGATTTCTCTCATATACAGGTAGGGTCCAATTAATTAAAAGTGTACTCTTTTCAATCCAAATTTTTCGGGCTCAAATATTTGTTATGCCAAGGAAGGTGATTAAATGTATAGAATCCATTTGTAGAAAATTTCTCTGGTCAGGGGGTGTTGATACTTCCAAGAAAGCATTGATTGCCTATGAATCTTTGTGTTGGCCAAAAGTTGTGGGGAGTTTGAATTTCCTAGATGTTGCAACATGGAAAAAAGTTGCTGTATGTAAATTGTTGTGGTGTTTGAGTAAGAAACAAGACACAATGTGGATTCAGTGGGTGCATATGTATTATGAACAGTATGAAAATACATCCACAGCAGGCGTCCTGGGTGGTAAGGAAGATAATTAAATCACAAAGGTACTATGAGAAGGTAGGATGGACTGAATAGGATTTAATGAATTGGTCATCCTTCTCTATAAAGAAGATGTATATAAAGAGGCGAGGGGAGTTCCAAAAGGTAGAGTGGAGAAGATTAGTTTGTAATCATGCGTCACCACCTAAATGGATGTTTATATTATATCTAGCACTCCATGAAAGATTGCAAACTAGAGAATGGCTAGCTACTTGGGGTATTGTTGATGACACAAGGTGTGTTTCATGCAACTCAGGGACTGATAGTAGTGACCACCTATTCTTCAAATGTGCAAACTCTACCTTATGATGGGAAAAGCTTTTAAACTGGTTGAACATAGATCAATAAACTCTCTATTGGAAGGATGAAGTAGCATGGGCACAGGCTCGTGCAGAGATTTTTCAAATGGCCCTTGCAACAAGTGTGTATGCAATATGGCAGGAGAGGAATACTCGAATGTTTCAACGAACATCAAGATCAATTGGTGTTCTTATACGCAACATCATCAAGGAGATCCATATTAGAGGGAGTTTATAGCCTAAACTAGCTAGTGCTTTAAGAAGTTTAGATTATTACCCATAGCTAGGATCGAAATGAGACCTTGTTGGCTATTTGTTTCTGGCAAGGCTGGGGCTGCCCAGACCTTATCTTTTTTTGTACTTGCATGGTTCTTTggtaataaacacaatttatttaccaaaaaaaaaaactagtaagAATCTTTAACACAATCAATAGACCTGACTTAAATTCTTAAAGATAATCAACGGACTTTAGAATGGAGAATATAAAACATtgatatttattcatatttactATATATCATTTCCAGTACACATAACATGACATGCAACTCCAAATTAAAAACGTAGGTATTTTTTATTATGGACTATATTATAAAAACTGGATGCGAGCAGTTTAACCTAAAGTTCTTTAATTTATAACGTTCTTCGTTCTCGGGACACTGACTTCATTTTCCGTGGCCTCCACCACCATGATGACCACCTCCGTGGCCTCCGCCGCCATGACCACCACCTCCGTGGCCTCCACCGCCATGATGGCCGCCACCTCCATGGCCCCCACCGCCATGACCGCCACCTCCGTGACCGCCACCGCCATGATGGCCACCTCCATGGCCTTGTTTTTCAACATTTAGTTGGCCTTCATTTGCTGCTACAAATAATGCATACaacatgtattatttcttatgaaTGGACTTTAAGTAATTAGTTTACTTAGAACTCTCACTCTAGTTTACATTACATATGACGATATTTGACTGCATATaatgtttaaaaaattattgattcaTTTGACATACATTAAAAATGTAGAGGTGAGTTTAGATTAAATTTATTGTTTCTAAATTCTAAAAATTAAAGACagcttacaaaaaaaaaaaaaaaagaaatccttAGTGGCAAATTAAATGTGTATCATGAATTTTTTATGATCATATTAGTAAGTCATTAAGGATAAACTGAGAGGTTTAACTCTAAAAGTcatcttcaaatattttttaactatattttttagaACTCTATATTATATTTCTTGTCATTGCATGAACTATATACACTATTATGAAATACAAGTAATCcatatgtttaaaaaaaaaaaaaaatattgtatagtTACCTTTAGTCTTATCAACTAGTAGAGCTGAAGCAAGAAAAAGTGAAGCACATAAAAGTGCTAGCAGAATAATTTGGTTATTATTGAACTTCATATCTTCTTTCACTATCCAACAAACAAAGATTTTTCAGAGTACAATGAGATTGGCTTTCAACTTACCCtctatttatacccaaaaaattcCACTACAAGacataaaatcttatgtattctTGGAGATGATAATCTTGACTATAAAATCTATTCCTGACGTTTCATTTTATGTATACTATGTAGTttgatatacaacaacaacaacaacaaacccagtgtattcccac
Proteins encoded:
- the LOC107853156 gene encoding cold and drought-regulated protein CORA isoform X2, with the translated sequence MKFNNNQIILLALLCASLFLASALLVDKTKANEGQLNVEKQGHGGGHHGGGGHGGGGHGGGGHGGGGHHGGGGHGGGGHGGGGHGGGHHGGGGHGK
- the LOC107853156 gene encoding cold and drought-regulated protein CORA isoform X1; the protein is MKFNNNQIILLALLCASLFLASALLVDKTKAANEGQLNVEKQGHGGGHHGGGGHGGGGHGGGGHGGGGHHGGGGHGGGGHGGGGHGGGHHGGGGHGK